A DNA window from Microcystis aeruginosa NIES-843 contains the following coding sequences:
- a CDS encoding tetratricopeptide repeat protein: MSPLLFWELLGLEVSSVKAVENLQCPVISREEVDTNALKREIANYSATLRVYPSDLGTIKLYLQRGMAREKINDQNGAIDDFSQYIWYSNYNAPAFKDRQLLAQAYYQRGVLKLAMVIEGEKTPIAAEEIPVIEEKTPIVEEIPVIEEETPLIERESRIKDQHQLKLLEAARSDFQQAFKYNPNKSEVYFNLAIIASLLNHQSLALDYYQRFIGYETEDYRGYYHRGQLYSQWGNYAEAIKDYDLAILYKPDLIEGYYNRAIALEKIGGKREAFKDYKIVLKCSPKLFLAKNAPSSYQNRARVQIEMADEEVELANLSSNSPQGYQTAIEYYNGAIKDLALVIRINPNYDKIPHSRAFLKRGYAHLRLNNNQGAIQDYNQAIYLQPQDAKAYVYRGLMRANKYQEYAGALEDFTAAVARNRHDAAANYHRGLVLYKLGRYQEAVDNYNIALAQDDGINTPSFTSRSVCSENIRESAEKNYFYDSRETDFRPNYNVSCHALARGDAYFALKNFAAAERDYTTYIVAYPNDPEGYHKRANARFEKGDKQGAIEDYNVFLQKVRDARIFYSRGNSSADVGDDQGAITDYLQSLSINPIDVTAYSNRGNARTDTATIPDNVQVTPRISENPIAYNNRGIIRRQTGDKEGALEDLDKAVSLNSNNPIAYNNRGVIRFDLGDNASALEDLNMAISLQSNYAEAYYNRGLVKEKMGDKKAAIADYQLAITYQPNYGEAYYNLALATYDDKNPSSRVASLNYLQKAANALIKTGNLELYERAVEWMLKMQ, translated from the coding sequence TTGTCTCCCCTGTTGTTTTGGGAATTATTGGGTTTAGAAGTTAGCTCAGTTAAAGCAGTAGAAAACCTACAATGTCCCGTTATTTCTAGGGAAGAAGTTGATACTAATGCTCTTAAAAGAGAAATTGCTAATTATTCAGCCACTCTGCGAGTCTATCCTAGCGATCTGGGTACGATTAAACTTTATCTTCAACGGGGAATGGCCCGAGAAAAAATCAACGATCAAAACGGTGCGATCGATGATTTCAGTCAATACATTTGGTATAGTAATTATAATGCTCCCGCCTTCAAAGATCGACAGTTACTAGCTCAAGCCTATTATCAAAGAGGTGTGTTAAAGTTAGCCATGGTGATTGAGGGAGAAAAAACCCCTATAGCCGCCGAGGAAATCCCTGTTATTGAGGAAAAAACCCCTATAGTTGAGGAAATCCCTGTTATTGAGGAAGAAACACCCTTGATTGAGCGAGAAAGCCGAATCAAGGATCAGCATCAGCTAAAATTATTAGAAGCTGCTCGCTCAGATTTTCAGCAAGCCTTTAAGTATAATCCCAATAAAAGCGAAGTTTACTTTAACCTAGCAATTATTGCGTCTTTGCTCAATCATCAATCCTTGGCTTTAGATTATTACCAGCGTTTCATTGGTTATGAAACTGAAGATTATCGCGGCTATTATCATCGAGGACAGCTATACTCTCAGTGGGGAAATTATGCAGAGGCTATCAAAGATTATGATCTGGCTATTTTATACAAACCCGATCTAATTGAAGGCTATTATAATCGGGCTATAGCTTTAGAAAAGATAGGGGGAAAACGAGAGGCTTTTAAGGATTATAAAATCGTTTTAAAATGCTCACCCAAACTATTTTTAGCCAAGAATGCTCCTAGCAGTTATCAAAACCGTGCCAGAGTACAAATTGAAATGGCTGACGAGGAAGTCGAATTAGCCAATTTATCTTCTAATTCCCCCCAAGGGTATCAAACAGCGATCGAGTATTATAATGGAGCAATCAAAGATCTAGCACTTGTCATCCGTATTAATCCCAACTACGATAAAATTCCCCATTCTAGAGCATTTCTTAAACGGGGTTATGCTCACCTAAGACTCAACAATAATCAAGGGGCAATTCAAGATTATAACCAAGCAATTTATCTGCAACCCCAAGACGCAAAAGCCTATGTATATCGGGGGTTAATGCGAGCGAATAAATATCAAGAATACGCGGGAGCTTTAGAGGATTTTACTGCGGCAGTAGCACGAAATCGTCATGATGCAGCCGCTAACTATCATCGGGGGTTAGTGCTGTATAAATTGGGGCGTTATCAGGAGGCAGTAGATAATTATAATATTGCCTTAGCCCAAGATGATGGGATTAATACACCTAGTTTTACTTCTCGATCTGTCTGTAGCGAAAATATCCGAGAATCTGCCGAGAAAAATTATTTTTATGACTCCAGAGAAACTGATTTTCGTCCTAATTATAATGTCTCTTGTCATGCTCTGGCCCGGGGAGATGCTTATTTTGCTCTGAAAAATTTTGCTGCGGCCGAAAGAGATTATACTACTTATATAGTTGCCTATCCTAACGATCCAGAAGGCTATCATAAACGGGCTAATGCGCGTTTTGAAAAAGGGGATAAACAGGGAGCGATCGAGGATTATAATGTATTCCTACAAAAAGTCCGTGATGCGAGAATTTTCTATAGTCGTGGTAATAGTAGCGCTGACGTGGGAGATGATCAAGGAGCGATTACAGATTATCTGCAATCTTTGAGCATTAATCCTATCGATGTGACAGCGTATAGTAATCGGGGAAATGCACGCACTGATACCGCTACTATTCCCGATAATGTACAAGTAACACCGAGAATATCGGAGAATCCGATCGCCTATAATAATCGTGGTATTATTCGACGACAAACTGGGGATAAGGAGGGTGCTTTAGAGGATTTAGATAAGGCAGTTAGCTTGAATTCCAATAATCCGATCGCCTATAATAACCGGGGAGTTATTCGCTTTGATTTGGGAGATAATGCCAGTGCTTTGGAGGATTTAAATATGGCTATTTCTCTCCAGTCTAACTATGCTGAAGCTTACTATAATCGAGGTTTAGTTAAGGAAAAAATGGGCGATAAGAAGGCAGCGATCGCTGATTATCAATTAGCAATTACTTATCAGCCAAATTATGGCGAAGCTTATTATAATTTGGCGCTTGCCACCTACGACGATAAAAATCCTAGTAGTCGAGTAGCGAGCCTTAACTATTTGCAAAAAGCCGCTAATGCTTTGATAAAAACTGGTAATTTAGAACTGTATGAACGCGCGGTAGAATGGATGTTAAAAATGCAGTAA
- a CDS encoding type II toxin-antitoxin system VapC family toxin — protein MIIVDTGFWVALFNNKDQYHLIAQQTLAQYSSQPLITTWCVLTESCHLLLQRSPNLYTGVEKQIKLMNVFERHPQKFLLFHLENTHLERIQDLMKQYQSLPMDLADASLVILAEELGNGRILSIDNRDFNTYRWKNKKPFINLFPNF, from the coding sequence ATGATCATCGTTGATACTGGATTCTGGGTGGCTTTATTTAACAATAAAGATCAATATCATCTAATAGCACAGCAAACCTTAGCACAGTATTCTTCTCAACCACTAATTACAACTTGGTGTGTTTTAACAGAAAGTTGTCATCTTCTTTTACAACGTTCTCCAAATCTCTATACAGGAGTTGAAAAACAAATAAAATTAATGAACGTATTTGAGAGACATCCCCAAAAATTTCTATTATTCCACCTTGAAAATACTCATCTAGAAAGAATTCAAGACCTTATGAAACAATATCAAAGTCTGCCAATGGACTTAGCCGATGCCTCTCTAGTTATCTTAGCAGAAGAGTTAGGAAATGGACGTATCTTATCAATTGATAATCGAGATTTTAATACCTATCGCTGGAAAAATAAAAAACCCTTTATTAATCTTTTCCCAAATTTCTAG
- a CDS encoding serine protease yields MLKPFPLLLSLLLLPVVPVKALSPFSAPAIVAEDSPNAQIERSIRQVTVKITSEINRGSGIIIGKKGSIYLVLTNAHVIRGAKTLQIQTHDGQTRTASIVPNSLLKDKDLALVEFSDTRNYPIAKISAIPLEAGLDITVTGYSAETGQYTTDNGKIEQTSDRPLREGYSVGYSGDIVQGMSGGGIFFEDELIGLNGRSAHPILSNYIYEDGTKPTDAEIQQMRAVNWGIPINTLLTYIRPEILSAYNLPLPQVNPDIETTAYTGYIAELETKAKGFTVRIDSSSKANGSGVIIAKKGNIYTVLTAAHVLCEKIAEEKTCVNFTYTVVTRDGKTRNIEKSTIIRQEGVDLAVFQFESQDNYPVAEIANYNPNSGDFVFAAGFPKIGNNPSKWLFSGGIIGGKEQGLLQTRQSDLSTQQSGTLQSVASLTGGYELVYTSITFGGMSGGAVLDSQGRVIGIHGRSEGAGGGKIQLGFSLGIPISTFMGLQERLKVKPQLLTTAQPQVSQQQKLEIIQAIDSIIVPNTNATADIWIERGGQLWRLARHEEAIKAFDEAIKQNDPKNVYLAWYGKGLALGALDKDQPAIEALQQAINTLPKGEDLKNFHSSILQRQSGVYRSLGDFSTSAGREREARENYEQALTVINQAISLLPNNPNYYNEKWAVLDKLKRYDEGLAAITQAIDLAPRAAWYSNRGNLYIDLQKYELALSDWNKAIELNPNFADAYNNRGNLYKNLQKYELALSDYSKAIDINPKFAEAYVNRGNLYKNLQKYELALSDYTKAIDINPNYAMAYNNRGNLYSDLQKYDLALSDYSKAIDINPNYAMAYNNRGVLYSDLQKYDLALSDYTKAIDINPNYAEAYVNRGVLYSDLQKYDLALSDYSKAIDINPNYAEAYVNRGNLYKNLQKYELALSDYSKAIDINPNYAEAYVNRGNLYKNLQKYELALSDYSKAIDINPNDAKVYYNRGNLYYNQQKYDLALSDYSKAIEINPNYAKAYYNRGNLYKNLQKYELALSDYSKAIDINPKFAEAYYNRGLLYYNQQKYDLALSDFSKAIDINPNDAGAYNNRGNLYSDLQKYELALSDYSKAIDINPNYANAYYNRGLLYYNQQKYDLALSDFSKAIDINPNDAGAYVSRSILYAILGQPEKVKIDLQQAAILFLQQNNMAAYEKVMQILQQLGG; encoded by the coding sequence ATGTTGAAACCCTTTCCCCTACTCCTAAGCCTCCTACTTCTGCCCGTCGTACCGGTTAAAGCGCTATCCCCTTTCTCTGCTCCGGCGATCGTGGCGGAAGACAGCCCAAACGCGCAGATCGAGCGATCGATCCGTCAAGTCACTGTTAAGATTACTAGCGAGATAAATCGGGGATCGGGAATCATTATCGGGAAAAAAGGCAGTATATATCTCGTTTTGACCAACGCTCACGTTATCCGCGGCGCGAAAACCCTACAGATCCAAACCCACGACGGCCAAACCCGCACAGCCTCGATCGTGCCGAATTCCCTTTTAAAAGATAAGGATCTGGCCCTAGTGGAGTTTAGCGATACTAGGAATTATCCGATCGCCAAAATTAGCGCCATTCCCCTTGAAGCGGGACTAGATATCACCGTGACCGGTTATTCCGCAGAAACGGGGCAGTACACCACCGATAACGGGAAAATTGAACAAACAAGCGATCGACCCCTCCGGGAGGGCTACAGCGTCGGTTATAGTGGCGATATCGTGCAGGGAATGAGTGGCGGTGGTATCTTTTTCGAGGATGAGTTAATCGGCCTTAACGGGCGATCGGCCCATCCGATTCTCTCTAACTACATCTACGAGGACGGTACGAAACCCACAGACGCAGAAATCCAACAGATGAGAGCGGTTAATTGGGGCATTCCCATCAATACCCTATTAACCTACATCCGGCCCGAAATCCTCAGCGCCTATAACCTGCCCCTACCGCAGGTGAACCCCGATATAGAAACCACCGCCTATACTGGCTATATCGCCGAATTAGAAACAAAAGCCAAGGGTTTCACCGTCCGGATCGATAGTAGCAGTAAAGCCAATGGAAGTGGCGTAATTATCGCTAAAAAAGGGAATATTTACACAGTTTTAACCGCCGCTCACGTCCTCTGCGAAAAAATCGCCGAGGAGAAAACCTGTGTCAATTTCACCTACACCGTCGTCACCAGGGACGGCAAAACTCGAAACATCGAGAAAAGCACCATCATCCGGCAGGAAGGGGTAGATTTAGCAGTTTTTCAGTTTGAAAGCCAGGACAATTATCCCGTTGCGGAAATAGCGAATTATAACCCAAATAGCGGTGATTTTGTTTTTGCGGCAGGCTTCCCCAAAATTGGCAACAATCCCTCGAAATGGTTGTTTAGTGGAGGTATAATTGGGGGTAAAGAACAGGGATTACTACAAACCCGCCAAAGTGACTTAAGCACGCAACAAAGTGGAACATTACAAAGTGTTGCTTCTTTAACCGGAGGGTATGAATTAGTTTATACCAGCATCACATTTGGGGGCATGAGTGGCGGTGCAGTCTTAGACTCCCAGGGGAGAGTAATAGGGATTCATGGACGTTCAGAAGGAGCAGGGGGGGGGAAAATTCAGTTAGGGTTTAGTTTGGGGATTCCCATTAGCACTTTTATGGGATTGCAAGAGAGATTGAAGGTAAAACCGCAATTATTAACCACTGCTCAACCCCAAGTTAGCCAGCAACAAAAACTAGAAATTATTCAAGCGATTGATAGTATTATTGTTCCTAATACGAATGCAACAGCGGATATTTGGATAGAAAGGGGGGGACAATTATGGCGGTTAGCAAGGCATGAGGAAGCAATTAAAGCCTTTGATGAAGCGATTAAGCAAAATGACCCCAAGAATGTCTATTTAGCTTGGTATGGGAAGGGATTAGCGTTAGGTGCTTTAGATAAAGATCAACCAGCTATAGAAGCTTTGCAACAAGCGATTAATACCTTACCTAAAGGGGAAGATTTAAAGAACTTTCACAGTAGTATTTTACAACGGCAAAGTGGAGTTTATCGCTCTTTAGGTGACTTCTCAACAAGTGCTGGTAGAGAAAGAGAAGCCAGAGAAAATTATGAGCAAGCATTAACGGTGATTAATCAGGCGATTTCTCTGCTTCCCAATAACCCCAATTACTATAACGAGAAATGGGCAGTATTAGATAAATTAAAACGCTATGATGAGGGATTAGCCGCAATTACTCAGGCAATTGATCTCGCTCCCCGTGCTGCTTGGTATTCCAATCGGGGGAATCTTTACATTGACTTGCAGAAATACGAATTAGCCCTCTCTGACTGGAACAAAGCCATTGAACTTAATCCTAATTTTGCTGATGCTTACAACAATCGGGGGAATCTTTACAAAAACTTGCAGAAATACGAATTAGCCCTCTCTGACTACAGCAAAGCTATTGACATTAATCCTAAGTTTGCTGAGGCTTACGTCAATCGGGGGAATCTTTACAAAAACTTGCAGAAGTACGAATTAGCCCTCTCTGACTACACCAAAGCCATTGACATTAATCCTAATTATGCTATGGCTTACAACAATCGGGGGAATCTTTACTCTGACTTGCAGAAATACGATTTAGCCCTCTCTGACTACAGCAAAGCTATTGACATTAATCCTAATTATGCTATGGCTTACAACAATCGGGGGGTTCTTTACTCTGACTTGCAGAAGTACGATTTAGCCCTCTCTGACTACACCAAAGCCATTGACATTAATCCTAATTATGCTGAGGCTTACGTCAATCGGGGGGTTCTTTACTCTGACTTGCAGAAGTACGATTTAGCCCTCTCTGACTACAGCAAAGCCATTGACATTAATCCTAATTATGCTGAGGCTTACGTCAATCGGGGGAATCTTTACAAAAACTTGCAGAAGTACGAATTAGCCCTCTCTGACTACAGCAAAGCCATTGACATTAATCCTAATTATGCTGAGGCTTACGTCAATCGGGGGAATCTTTACAAAAACTTGCAGAAGTACGAATTAGCCCTCTCTGACTACAGCAAAGCCATTGACATTAATCCTAATGATGCTAAGGTTTACTACAATCGGGGGAATCTTTACTATAACCAGCAGAAATACGATTTAGCCCTCTCTGACTACAGCAAAGCTATTGAAATTAATCCTAATTATGCTAAGGCTTACTACAATCGGGGGAATCTTTACAAAAACTTGCAGAAATACGAATTAGCCCTCTCTGACTACAGCAAAGCTATTGACATTAATCCTAAGTTTGCTGAGGCTTACTACAATCGGGGGCTTCTTTACTATAACCAGCAGAAATACGATTTAGCCCTCTCTGACTTCAGCAAAGCTATTGACATTAATCCTAATGATGCTGGTGCTTACAACAATCGGGGGAATCTTTACTCTGACTTGCAGAAATACGAATTAGCCCTCTCTGACTACAGCAAAGCTATTGACATTAATCCTAATTATGCTAATGCTTACTACAATCGGGGGCTTCTTTACTATAACCAGCAGAAATACGATTTAGCCCTCTCTGACTTCAGCAAAGCTATTGACATTAATCCTAATGATGCTGGTGCTTACGTCAGTCGTAGTATTTTATATGCCATATTAGGACAACCCGAAAAAGTAAAAATTGATCTACAACAAGCAGCTATATTATTCCTCCAACAGAATAATATGGCTGCTTATGAAAAGGTGATGCAGATTTTACAACAATTAGGGGGGTGA
- a CDS encoding COP23 domain-containing protein yields MNSRHISHRLACVGLLATVLLGGIAPGFSQSTTPNGVTFFCKEVFDRASGGKIPATLAWIPQRSGNVRIIGWKSEYFSKRSPVRCEEVTKKFQEAYNQGRFNYLTTGRAKGYPIICSVSRSGDPCDGNSQLFTLKPHDNPDLVLQQLMDILEGKSSDMLLQNSGDKTYISMTEFFAKAPLADRDAPCGTRSAGPQNNCVPTR; encoded by the coding sequence ATGAACTCTAGACATATTTCCCACCGTCTCGCTTGCGTCGGCCTCCTCGCCACTGTCCTCCTCGGTGGTATCGCCCCCGGTTTCAGCCAATCGACCACCCCGAATGGCGTCACCTTCTTCTGTAAAGAGGTGTTCGATCGCGCATCGGGAGGAAAAATCCCCGCCACCCTGGCTTGGATTCCCCAAAGGAGCGGCAATGTGCGGATTATCGGCTGGAAATCGGAATATTTCTCCAAACGTTCCCCGGTTCGTTGCGAGGAAGTCACGAAAAAATTCCAGGAAGCCTATAATCAAGGGCGTTTTAACTATCTCACCACCGGCCGGGCGAAGGGATACCCGATCATCTGCAGCGTTTCACGATCCGGCGATCCCTGCGATGGTAATAGCCAACTTTTTACCCTTAAACCCCACGATAATCCAGATTTAGTCTTGCAACAACTCATGGACATCCTAGAGGGGAAAAGCTCGGATATGCTCCTCCAGAATTCCGGAGATAAAACCTATATCTCGATGACGGAGTTTTTCGCCAAAGCACCACTCGCCGATCGCGACGCACCCTGTGGTACGAGATCTGCTGGCCCGCAAAATAATTGCGTTCCCACCCGCTAG
- a CDS encoding S1C family serine protease, giving the protein MKPITFTLSVLLATTGLLVQPGGFLMENIPPILAQEQTASRVYQKASPAVVTVKNGSGHGSGFLVSPDGIIITNAHVVADGPRVVTVKFSNGQQASADVIGFAKNGVDLAVLRIYNRQNLPYLPLARPNSAKVGESVFAIGTPLNEDYQNTLTQGIISRLDPEKGIVQHNANINKGNSGGPLLNSRGEVVGVNVAGDIGSYVYDGAGNPIGLTQSGINFAVSLDRLQAFLTAVKTGDVSTVSTLGQDDRIQLLALPLNGQTVQGNLTKDQNEQYYGFEGRAGQKIVLDMNSNEIAPYLVLYRVLQSSEGTKYPQVARSNQRVDRAPGDFNARLVTELPADGVYILVATSREGGESGRYTLNAAANP; this is encoded by the coding sequence ATGAAACCAATTACTTTCACCCTATCGGTGCTACTGGCCACCACTGGCCTACTCGTTCAACCCGGAGGCTTCCTGATGGAAAACATTCCACCCATCCTCGCCCAGGAGCAGACCGCTTCTAGAGTCTATCAGAAAGCCAGCCCCGCCGTCGTCACCGTCAAAAATGGCAGCGGCCACGGTAGCGGCTTTCTGGTCAGTCCCGACGGTATCATCATTACCAACGCCCACGTTGTTGCGGACGGCCCCCGGGTGGTGACGGTGAAATTTTCCAACGGACAGCAGGCCTCGGCAGACGTGATCGGCTTCGCTAAAAATGGCGTGGATTTAGCCGTCCTGCGGATTTATAACCGCCAAAACCTGCCCTATCTTCCCCTCGCCCGTCCGAACTCCGCCAAAGTCGGCGAAAGCGTTTTCGCCATCGGCACACCCTTAAACGAGGACTATCAAAACACCCTCACCCAGGGCATTATCAGCCGTCTCGACCCCGAAAAAGGCATCGTACAACACAACGCTAATATCAACAAAGGCAATTCCGGCGGGCCGCTTTTGAATTCACGGGGGGAAGTGGTGGGGGTTAACGTCGCAGGCGATATCGGGAGTTACGTTTACGACGGTGCGGGAAACCCGATCGGCCTTACCCAGAGCGGGATTAATTTCGCCGTTTCCCTCGATCGCCTGCAAGCTTTCCTCACCGCAGTTAAAACAGGCGATGTCTCCACCGTCTCAACATTAGGACAGGACGATCGGATACAGTTACTCGCCCTCCCTCTTAACGGTCAGACCGTTCAAGGCAACTTGACCAAAGACCAAAACGAGCAATATTACGGGTTCGAGGGTCGTGCCGGACAGAAAATCGTTCTGGATATGAACAGCAACGAGATCGCTCCCTATCTTGTCCTCTATCGCGTTCTCCAATCTTCCGAGGGGACAAAATACCCACAGGTCGCCCGTAGTAACCAGCGCGTCGATCGCGCCCCCGGGGATTTTAACGCTCGACTCGTAACCGAATTACCTGCCGATGGAGTTTATATCCTAGTGGCCACCTCTCGCGAAGGGGGTGAATCGGGTCGCTACACCCTCAACGCCGCCGCTAACCCTTAA
- a CDS encoding tetratricopeptide repeat protein — MKSFALLTTVSLIGLSTLATVRPVMALESRQPAETLITQANYKEAIAHFNRGINYIQQEKYDLALAQFTRAIELDPDYTEAYLGRGMIYTIREQWRPAFQDLNTAIRLNPRAAYAYHFRGYVHLAFNQRQNAIADLTTAAELFRQQGNTEMYNSAIEALRQIGA; from the coding sequence ATGAAATCCTTTGCCCTTCTCACCACCGTCAGTCTAATCGGCCTCTCCACCCTCGCCACTGTTCGCCCCGTTATGGCCCTAGAAAGCCGACAACCAGCCGAAACCCTGATCACTCAAGCGAACTACAAAGAAGCGATCGCCCACTTTAACCGGGGAATTAACTACATCCAACAGGAAAAATATGATCTCGCCCTCGCTCAATTCACCAGAGCGATCGAACTCGATCCAGACTATACCGAAGCTTACCTCGGTCGGGGCATGATTTACACGATTCGCGAACAATGGCGGCCGGCGTTTCAAGACCTGAACACCGCGATCCGACTAAACCCCCGCGCTGCCTACGCTTACCATTTCCGCGGATACGTCCATCTCGCATTTAACCAGAGACAAAATGCGATCGCCGATCTAACAACGGCCGCCGAATTATTTCGCCAGCAGGGAAACACAGAAATGTACAACAGCGCCATAGAAGCACTACGGCAGATAGGTGCGTAA
- a CDS encoding Uma2 family endonuclease: MVSKSPTITDAELIRLSCQNPELGFERNADGTLVTMPPIGSISANRELKAGARLLYWVEQNGLGEVFSSSGGFKLANSAVRSPDVAFVARERLPSGWQEREDEFLDLAPDFVIEIRSKTDSLSKLKRKMEEYRENGVKLGWLIDRHNKQAFVYRQDGTITCYPENAILSGEDVVPGFTLALEILL; this comes from the coding sequence ATGGTAAGCAAATCCCCGACGATTACTGATGCGGAATTAATTCGCCTCAGTTGTCAGAACCCGGAATTAGGCTTTGAACGCAATGCAGATGGAACGTTAGTCACTATGCCCCCGATCGGAAGTATTTCAGCGAATCGAGAACTGAAAGCCGGCGCTCGCCTGCTCTACTGGGTCGAACAGAACGGGTTAGGAGAGGTATTTAGTTCTAGCGGCGGTTTTAAACTGGCCAATAGCGCGGTACGCTCTCCCGATGTGGCTTTCGTGGCGAGAGAACGTTTACCGTCCGGTTGGCAGGAAAGGGAGGATGAATTTCTCGATCTCGCGCCGGATTTCGTGATCGAGATCCGTTCTAAAACCGATAGTTTATCCAAGTTAAAGCGGAAAATGGAGGAGTATCGGGAGAACGGGGTGAAGTTAGGATGGTTGATTGATCGCCACAATAAACAGGCTTTCGTCTACCGTCAGGACGGGACGATTACCTGTTATCCCGAGAACGCGATTTTAAGCGGGGAAGATGTGGTTCCGGGGTTCACCCTAGCGCTAGAAATCTTGCTGTAA
- a CDS encoding DUF4160 domain-containing protein, translated as MPEIFRLEGYVFFFYANEGNEPMHVHVRRGGGYAKFWLEPLELDYAKGLKTKEIVRAEVIITENIEIIRRKWHDVFGT; from the coding sequence ATGCCAGAAATTTTCAGACTGGAAGGCTATGTTTTCTTTTTCTATGCCAATGAAGGCAATGAACCCATGCACGTTCACGTTCGACGGGGCGGCGGATATGCTAAATTTTGGCTAGAGCCGCTAGAATTGGATTATGCTAAAGGTCTAAAAACCAAAGAAATTGTTCGGGCTGAAGTTATCATTACAGAAAATATAGAAATAATACGGAGGAAATGGCACGATGTATTTGGTACATGA
- a CDS encoding DUF2442 domain-containing protein: MYLVHESIVKAQKVWVEDKWICIRLEDDREIRFPAYKNKRLSKATFEQLAEVELICDGTGLHWETLDEDLSIIGILEGRLGA; encoded by the coding sequence ATGTATTTGGTACATGAAAGCATAGTAAAAGCTCAAAAAGTTTGGGTTGAAGATAAATGGATTTGTATTCGTTTAGAAGACGATAGAGAAATTCGTTTTCCTGCTTATAAAAATAAACGCTTATCAAAAGCAACCTTTGAACAATTAGCAGAGGTTGAGTTAATTTGTGATGGCACGGGATTACATTGGGAAACCTTAGATGAGGATTTGTCCATCATTGGCATTTTAGAAGGAAGATTGGGTGCTTAA
- a CDS encoding ISAs1-like element ISMae8 family transposase, which yields MLSLIEKLKQVKDFRKDKGKRHPLWIVLVVIILGTMLGYSGYRELGEFAKNNRHRLSKEFNIIPERVPSYSTIRRVMMGVDWQSLLKMFNEWALEEYGQRDDINWLGMDGKSLKNTLKNPNNEQQNFIMFVSLFSQESGLVLHLKRMENKKGSEIDEGQAIIEDCSLQNKVFTGDALHCQKKTISLIAKTKNDYVITVKGNQKNLYKRIQDLSNSSKPESCFLEQDNSHGRKISRKIEVFKVRKNERQGFENLRRVIKVERKGSRGDKTYEETAYYISSLTESAQVFAKIIRGHWKIENQLHWVKDVIFEEDKSEISDFQAASNWSILTTIGLNLFRGLGFLSITEGQRWLAERWEKLIVLST from the coding sequence ATGTTGAGCTTAATAGAAAAACTGAAACAAGTCAAGGACTTTAGGAAAGATAAAGGAAAAAGACACCCTTTATGGATAGTATTAGTAGTAATAATACTGGGAACAATGCTAGGATACTCAGGTTATAGAGAACTAGGAGAGTTTGCTAAAAATAATCGGCACAGGCTCAGTAAAGAATTTAACATAATTCCAGAAAGAGTCCCATCCTATTCAACAATTAGAAGGGTAATGATGGGAGTTGACTGGCAGAGTTTGTTAAAAATGTTTAATGAATGGGCATTAGAAGAATATGGACAAAGAGATGATATAAATTGGCTAGGTATGGATGGAAAAAGTCTCAAAAACACCCTAAAGAATCCTAATAATGAACAACAAAATTTTATCATGTTTGTCTCATTGTTTAGTCAAGAAAGTGGATTAGTATTACACTTAAAAAGAATGGAAAACAAAAAAGGGTCTGAAATCGACGAAGGGCAAGCTATAATTGAGGATTGCTCTCTCCAAAATAAAGTTTTTACTGGCGATGCTTTACACTGTCAGAAAAAAACAATCAGCTTAATAGCCAAGACTAAAAATGATTATGTTATCACCGTTAAAGGAAATCAGAAAAATCTTTATAAGCGAATACAAGACCTGAGTAATTCCTCAAAGCCAGAAAGTTGCTTTCTTGAACAAGATAATAGTCATGGACGAAAAATATCAAGAAAAATAGAAGTTTTTAAAGTGAGAAAAAATGAAAGACAAGGGTTTGAAAATCTGCGAAGAGTTATTAAAGTAGAAAGAAAGGGTAGTCGCGGGGATAAAACCTATGAAGAAACAGCTTACTATATCAGTAGCCTAACCGAATCCGCTCAAGTATTTGCTAAAATTATTCGAGGACATTGGAAAATAGAAAATCAGTTACATTGGGTAAAAGATGTAATTTTTGAGGAAGATAAAAGCGAGATAAGTGATTTTCAAGCGGCCAGCAATTGGTCAATTCTCACAACTATAGGATTGAATCTTTTCAGAGGTTTGGGTTTTCTCTCAATAACAGAGGGACAGAGGTGGTTAGCTGAACGTTGGGAAAAATTGATAGTTTTATCGACGTAA